A region from the Micropterus dolomieu isolate WLL.071019.BEF.003 ecotype Adirondacks unplaced genomic scaffold, ASM2129224v1 contig_12735, whole genome shotgun sequence genome encodes:
- the LOC123966122 gene encoding interferon-inducible GTPase 5-like, with translation MENHSDCESTENEIKAALQNNDQALAAAKIQQYLNKENNTPLNIAITGETGAGKSSFVNAFRGMENRDEGAAPTGCVETTLEVTPYPHPNFPNVTLWDLPGIGSTSFPADKYLEHVGFEKFDFFIIISDTRFRENDVKLAREIQRMKKKFYFVRSKIDENIRNEGRSQREFNAERTLAQIRENCIQCLQKQGFLSPQVFLVSNFDLHLYDFHQLEETLDRDLPAHKRNALLFAMPNVSLEIINKKKKAFQAQIKYIALGSAAVAAVPLPGLSIAVDVALLVAAVTQYVVGFGLDIPSLQRLANATHVPLSDLIAPIVSPLAATKITTDLVIKFCCQCASVPALMAAEDACRFIPIIGIPLAMAFSFTTTYSILKSLLNMLADDAHRVFKRALRVI, from the exons ATGGAAAATCATTCGGATTGTGAAtcaactgaaaatgaaattaaagcaGCTCTACAAAACAATGATCAAGCCTTAGCTGCTGCAAAGATCCAGCAGTATTTGAACAAGGAGAATAACACTCCACTAAATATTGCCATCACAGGAGAGACAGGCGCTGGTAAATCCTCCTTTGTTAATGCCTTTAGAGGCATGGAGAATAGGGATGAGGGAGCCGCTCCTACTGGTTGTGTAGAAACCACCTTGGAGGTCACACCATACCCCCATCCAAACTTTCCCAATGTTACACTGTGGGATCTTCCTGGCATTGGCTCCACCAGTTTTCCAGCTGACAAGTATCTGGAGCATGTTGGATTTGAGAAGTTTgacttcttcatcatcatctcagACACTCGCTTCAGAGAAAATGATGTGAAGCTCGCTCGGGAGATTCAGAGGATGAAGAAAAAGTTCTACTTTGTTCGCTCAAAGATTGACGAAAACATACGTAATGAGGGACGAAGTCAGAGGGAGTTCAATGCGGAAAGGACTCTTGCACAAATCAGGGAAAACTGCATTCAAT GTCTTCAAAAACAAGGTTTTTTGTCTCCACAAGTCTTCCTGGTGTCCAACTTTGATCTTCACCTGTATGATTTCCATCAGTTGGAGGAAACTCTAGACAGAGATCTCCCAGCTCACAAGAGGAATGCTCTGCTGTTTGCCATGCCCAATGTCAGCCTGGAGATCATCAACAAGAAGAAAAAGGCTTTCCAGGCCCAAATCAAATACATTGCTCTTGGATCTGCAGCTGTAGCAGCTGTACCACTTCCTGGGCTTTCTATTGCTGTAGATGTAGCCCTGCTGGTTGCTGCTGTCACGCAATACGTAGTTGGGTTTGGTCTTGATATCCCTTCTCTGCAGAGACTCGCAAATGCTACACATGTGCCACTGAGCGATCTGATTGCCCCCATTGTTTCACCTCTGGCTGCAACAAAAATAACCACTGATCTTGTCATTAAGTTTTGTTGTCAATGTGCAAGCGTACCTGCATTAATGGCAGCAGAGGATGCGTGCAGATTCATTCCAATAATTGGAATCCCATTAGCAATGGCCTTCTCTTTTACCACCACCTACAGCATTCTGAAATCTTTACTCAACATGCTTGCTGATGATGCACACAGGGTGTTTAAAAGGGCCCTCAGGGTTATTTag